ATGCAGTCAATACGCTAGAATTTTTTCTCTCTCAAGATAAAATCACCCTCACCCTAAAAGATCATCAAAACCCCCTTATTTTAGAAACCCATCACAAACAAGAATTTTTACAGCCCTACGCTAAATTGCTCTATGATGCGATACAAAATAACCACAATAATTTCGCCCACCAGTTGGAATTAGAAGCGTCATGGGTTTTTATTGACACGCTCATAGAAGGTTTTATGAATAACGCCACGCCCTTATATTCCTATGAAAGCCACAATCTAAACGAATCAGAATTTTTAAAACCACTCTATCAATAAAAGGGATTTCATGGGTTATCAATTGTTTGAATTTGAAAATTTACAAGATTGCCACAAGGTTTTAATAGAGCGTTTTAAAGAATTTTTTAACACCGCCTTAAAAAAGCATCATCAGGTTTCTATCGCTTTTTCTGGGGGCCGTTCGCCCGTTAGCTTGTTGCAAAAATTGAGCGTTTTAGATCTCAAATGGCATGAGTGTTTAATCAGTTTGGTGGATGAACGCATTATAGACACAAGCCATGATGATAGCAACACCAAATTATTACACGACTACTTGTTGCAAAATAACGCCTTAAAAGCTTCTTTCATCCCGCTTTTGCCTGAAAAGATTTCTAGCGATACAAACGCGCTTTTTAATTTTGCTAACCAGCATTTCAAACAGCCCCATTTAGCCATTTTGGGCATGGGGACTGACGGGCATACGGCTAGCCTTTTTCCTGAAACGAGTGCTTTTTTAAACGAAGAAAAAGAAAATATCGTCTTGACTAAGCCAGCTAACGCTCCTTATGAGCGCCTGAGCATGTCTATTAACGCCTTAGAAAATTGCGAAAAACTTTTCTTAAGCATTAGCGGAGCGCAAAAAAGGGGAGTTTTAGAAAAAGCTTTAAAAGAAAACGCTCCCTATTCTCTGCCGATTGCTCGGATTTTACATTCTAAAAAAGTTACCACGGAGGTGTTTTATGCCAAACACTGAAACTTACCCAAGACTATTAGCCGATATTGGTGGCACGAACGCGCGCTTTGGTTTAGAAGTCGCCCCACGACAGATTGAATGCATTGAAGTTTTGCCATGCGAAGATTTTGAAAGCTTGAGCGATGCGGTGCGATTCTACCTTTCTAAATGCAAAGAAAGCCTTAAACTGCACCCTATTTATGGCTCTTTTGCTGTGGCTACACCCATTATGGGGGATTTTGTCCAAATGACTAACAACCACTGGACTTTTTCTATTGAAACGACACGGCAATGTTTGAATTTAAAAAAATTGCTTGTCATCAATGATTTTGTCGCGCAAGCCTATGCCATTAGCGCGATGCAAGAAAACGATCTGGCTCAAATAGGCGGAATTAAGTGCGAAATCAACGCTCCTAAAGCGATTTTAGGGCCAGGAACTGGGCTTGGGGTAAGCACTCTTATCCAAAACAGCGATGGCTCTTTAAAAGTCTTGCCCGGTGAAGGGGGGCATGTGAGCTTTGCCCCTTTTGATGATCTAGAAATTTTAGTGTGGCAATACGCCCGCTCTAAATTCAACCATGTGAGCGCGGAAAGGTTTTTGAGCGGGAGCGGTTTGGTGTTGATTTATGAAGCCCTGTCTAAACGCAAAGGATTAGAAAAAGTGGCGAAGTTAAGCAAGGCTGAATTAACCCCACAAATCATTAGCGAACGCGCTTTGAATGGGGATTACCCTATATGCCGATTGACCTTGGACACTTTTTGCTCCATGCTGGGCACGCTCGCTGCTGATGTGGCTCTCACTTTGGGGGCTAGGGGGGGCGTGTATTTGTGTGGGGGGATTATCCCGCGATTCATTGATTATTTTAAAACTTCGCCCTTTAGAGCGCGTTTTGAAACGAAAGGGCGCATGGGAGCGTTTCTCGCTTCTATCCCTGTACATGTCGTGCTGAAAAAAACTCCAGGACTTGATGGGGCAGGCATTGCGTTAGAGAATTATTTACTGCATGATAAGATATAGCAGTATTAAGACAGAAGCGCCTTATACAAGGGGTGTGTTTAAAGCACGCCAAACAACGATACCATATAACCAACAATGATAAAATTAGTTAAACCTATAGAAATATAAGCAAACCATAAAAACGATACAATAGCGGTATTTTAATCAAACAAGGAGTTTTAATGAAAGTTCAATCTAAAGGTTTTGCTATTTTTTCTAAAGACGGGCATTTCAAACCCCATGATTTTAGCCGCCATGCTGTAGGCCCTAAAGATGTGTTGATTGACATTCTTTATGCAGGGATTTGCCATAGCGATATTCATAGTGCTTATAGCGAATGGAAAGAAGGCATTTATCCTATGATTCCTGGGCATGAAATCGCTGGGATCATCAAAGAAGTGGGTAAGGAAGTTAAGAAATTTAAGGTTGGCGATGTGGTGGGCGTGGGCTGTTTTGTCAATTCATGCAAAGCGTGTAAACCCTGTAAAGAACACCAAGAGCAATTTTGTGCTAAAGTGGTATTCACTTACGATTGTTTGGATTCTTTCCATGGCAACGAACCCCACATGGGCGGATACTCTAATAATATTGTCGTGGATGAAAACTATGTGATTAGCGTGGATAAAAACGCTCCTTTAGAAAAAGTAGCCCCCTTGCTTTGCGCAGGCATCACCACTTATTCGCCCTTAAAATTTTCTAAAGTTACCAAAGGCACAAAAGTTGGCGTCGCTGGGTTTGGCGGGCTAGGAAGCATGGCGGTTAAATACGCTGTGGCTATGGGGGCTGAAGTGAGCGTTTTTGCAAGAAATGAACACAAAAAGCAAGACGCTTTAAGCATGGGGGCTAAACATTTCTACACTGACCCTAAACAATGCAAAGAAGAATTGGATTTTATCATTTCAACCATTCCTACCCATTATGACTTAAAAGACTACCTCAAGCTCTTAACTTA
This region of Helicobacter pylori genomic DNA includes:
- a CDS encoding NAD(P)-dependent alcohol dehydrogenase, with protein sequence MKVQSKGFAIFSKDGHFKPHDFSRHAVGPKDVLIDILYAGICHSDIHSAYSEWKEGIYPMIPGHEIAGIIKEVGKEVKKFKVGDVVGVGCFVNSCKACKPCKEHQEQFCAKVVFTYDCLDSFHGNEPHMGGYSNNIVVDENYVISVDKNAPLEKVAPLLCAGITTYSPLKFSKVTKGTKVGVAGFGGLGSMAVKYAVAMGAEVSVFARNEHKKQDALSMGAKHFYTDPKQCKEELDFIISTIPTHYDLKDYLKLLTYNGDLALVGLPPVEVAPTLSVFDFIFLGNRKVYGSLIGGIKETQEMMDFSIKHHIYPEVDLILGKDIDTAYHNLTHGKAKFRYVIDMKKSFD
- a CDS encoding glucokinase, coding for MPNTETYPRLLADIGGTNARFGLEVAPRQIECIEVLPCEDFESLSDAVRFYLSKCKESLKLHPIYGSFAVATPIMGDFVQMTNNHWTFSIETTRQCLNLKKLLVINDFVAQAYAISAMQENDLAQIGGIKCEINAPKAILGPGTGLGVSTLIQNSDGSLKVLPGEGGHVSFAPFDDLEILVWQYARSKFNHVSAERFLSGSGLVLIYEALSKRKGLEKVAKLSKAELTPQIISERALNGDYPICRLTLDTFCSMLGTLAADVALTLGARGGVYLCGGIIPRFIDYFKTSPFRARFETKGRMGAFLASIPVHVVLKKTPGLDGAGIALENYLLHDKI
- the pgl gene encoding 6-phosphogluconolactonase, translated to MGYQLFEFENLQDCHKVLIERFKEFFNTALKKHHQVSIAFSGGRSPVSLLQKLSVLDLKWHECLISLVDERIIDTSHDDSNTKLLHDYLLQNNALKASFIPLLPEKISSDTNALFNFANQHFKQPHLAILGMGTDGHTASLFPETSAFLNEEKENIVLTKPANAPYERLSMSINALENCEKLFLSISGAQKRGVLEKALKENAPYSLPIARILHSKKVTTEVFYAKH